One Desulfomicrobium apsheronum genomic region harbors:
- a CDS encoding hybrid sensor histidine kinase/response regulator — protein sequence MKSLSSINLEHPNQRRVLALLALMLLGIILLGIKEAYRYRVIWEHQLLMKAEQAHLDLVQTFRVEMNSARLGFDRLPLVSDLPGLFAIESTIDRALMRSRGSLVVMHQGGQLGAGAPGGRGADQGIHLARPMPPELLSEASKLVPMVREISDHGHFMVRNLLHALDGAEAEEAAADMASIHEQAEALFDQAETTADILQRDIRARIALAIENHQANADRLLVMTCGLVIFLLAGMVTLCVRIMFSFADMLRSREKDGAAVVEANAGMERILEALPVGIAILGQDRIIRRVNLAATNLLDIEPGWFFERRVPWDMFYEKAQDDDPERQPRVEFEHEVRMRALEGRTLDVIKSSIPVILQGETLILEVFMDVTQRKQAERELLQEKSRLESLLSGINEGVALTDERGGVLEVNDSLCRILGIEAAGLLGRKIWDLFPGGILGTQMAQGLRALQEDPRTRLREIQLESFRDMALVVRMQPVLGAEAFGGMIVSVIEVTEIVDARRRAEAASQAKSMFLANMSHEIRTPMNSILGHGELLARTRLDPEQTDCVQGIRVCAESLLVIINDILDFSKIEAGMLRIVPEDVELGELLARVRTMFSDQAQKKGLDLRLVTSGLPRVVSTDSGRLTQILVNLLGNAIKFTEQGGVELSVRGEIGAGGKASLCFSVRDTGIGISPDRQQGIFISFEQADGSLTREYGGTGLGLTIANSLVRLLGGSGISVQSQVGQGSTFAFTLDMNVSAAAPARQLAANDADERSFGHVRVLAAEDNPFNRSLLMKMLSSLNVKDVQLVENGREAVDVLAAGQVFDIVLMDIQMPVMDGLEATRKIRSMGLSVPIIALTAHALESDQLKSLGAGMNGHLSKPYCLQDLLETLGTWCS from the coding sequence ATGAAGAGCCTTTCCTCCATAAATCTGGAGCATCCGAACCAACGGCGGGTTTTGGCCTTGCTGGCGCTCATGTTGCTCGGGATCATCTTGCTGGGGATCAAGGAAGCCTATCGCTACCGTGTCATTTGGGAACATCAGTTGCTGATGAAGGCCGAGCAGGCCCATCTGGATCTGGTCCAGACTTTTCGGGTTGAAATGAACTCGGCCCGCCTGGGTTTTGACCGTCTGCCTCTCGTCTCGGACTTGCCTGGCCTTTTCGCGATTGAATCCACGATCGACAGGGCGCTCATGCGCTCGCGGGGATCCTTGGTCGTGATGCATCAGGGCGGCCAGCTCGGCGCGGGCGCTCCAGGCGGACGGGGTGCGGATCAGGGAATACATCTGGCCCGGCCCATGCCCCCGGAACTTCTGAGCGAAGCCTCGAAGCTCGTCCCTATGGTACGGGAAATTTCGGATCACGGGCATTTCATGGTTCGCAACCTCCTGCATGCCCTGGATGGGGCGGAAGCGGAGGAGGCGGCCGCCGACATGGCGTCCATCCACGAACAGGCCGAGGCCTTGTTCGATCAGGCGGAGACGACAGCCGACATTCTCCAGCGCGACATCAGGGCCCGGATCGCCCTGGCCATCGAAAATCATCAGGCCAATGCCGACAGGCTTCTGGTCATGACCTGTGGGCTGGTCATCTTCCTGCTGGCGGGCATGGTCACGCTGTGCGTGCGTATCATGTTTTCCTTTGCGGACATGCTCAGATCCCGGGAAAAAGACGGCGCGGCCGTGGTGGAAGCCAACGCGGGCATGGAAAGAATCCTGGAGGCCCTGCCGGTGGGTATCGCCATCCTGGGTCAGGACCGGATCATCCGCCGGGTCAACCTTGCTGCGACCAACCTCCTCGATATCGAGCCCGGCTGGTTTTTCGAGCGTCGCGTCCCGTGGGACATGTTCTATGAAAAAGCCCAAGACGACGACCCCGAACGGCAGCCCCGAGTCGAGTTCGAGCACGAGGTGCGCATGCGTGCCCTGGAAGGGCGAACCCTGGACGTGATCAAGAGTTCCATTCCGGTCATCCTCCAGGGCGAGACCCTGATTCTTGAAGTTTTCATGGACGTGACTCAGCGCAAGCAGGCCGAGCGCGAACTTCTGCAGGAAAAATCGCGCCTTGAGTCGCTTCTCTCGGGGATAAACGAGGGTGTCGCCCTGACCGACGAGCGCGGAGGGGTGCTCGAGGTCAACGACAGTCTGTGCCGCATTCTGGGCATTGAAGCCGCCGGCCTTCTGGGGCGGAAAATCTGGGACCTCTTCCCTGGCGGGATCCTCGGGACGCAAATGGCGCAGGGATTGCGCGCCCTGCAGGAAGATCCTCGAACCCGGCTGCGGGAAATCCAGCTGGAATCCTTCCGGGACATGGCTCTGGTGGTGCGCATGCAGCCTGTCCTGGGCGCGGAGGCTTTTGGCGGCATGATCGTCAGCGTCATCGAGGTTACCGAAATTGTCGATGCCCGGCGCAGGGCGGAAGCCGCATCCCAGGCGAAAAGCATGTTCCTGGCCAACATGAGCCATGAAATCCGCACGCCCATGAATTCCATTCTCGGTCACGGGGAATTGCTTGCCAGAACACGGCTCGATCCGGAGCAGACGGACTGCGTGCAGGGGATCCGCGTCTGCGCCGAGAGTCTCCTGGTCATCATCAACGACATTCTTGATTTTTCCAAGATAGAGGCCGGCATGCTGCGCATCGTGCCCGAGGATGTCGAACTGGGCGAGTTGCTTGCGCGTGTGCGGACCATGTTCAGCGATCAGGCGCAGAAAAAGGGGCTTGATCTGCGTTTGGTCACTTCCGGATTGCCACGGGTAGTGAGCACGGATTCCGGGCGATTGACGCAGATTCTGGTCAATCTGCTCGGCAACGCCATCAAGTTCACGGAACAGGGCGGCGTGGAGCTTTCCGTTCGCGGGGAGATTGGCGCAGGAGGAAAGGCCTCGCTTTGTTTTTCCGTGCGCGACACCGGGATCGGCATTTCTCCAGACCGGCAACAGGGTATCTTCATTTCCTTTGAACAGGCGGATGGCTCCCTGACACGCGAATACGGCGGAACGGGCCTGGGCCTGACCATCGCCAACAGCCTGGTGCGTCTGCTGGGCGGTAGCGGCATCTCGGTGCAAAGCCAGGTCGGCCAGGGCAGCACTTTCGCCTTCACTCTGGACATGAATGTCTCTGCGGCCGCTCCTGCGCGGCAGCTTGCAGCCAATGACGCTGATGAACGCTCCTTCGGACACGTCCGGGTCTTGGCGGCGGAGGACAATCCGTTCAATCGAAGTTTGCTGATGAAGATGCTGAGCAGTCTGAACGTGAAGGATGTCCAGCTGGTCGAGAACGGGCGTGAAGCGGTGGATGTCCTGGCGGCAGGGCAAGTTTTCGACATAGTGCTCATGGACATCCAGATGCCGGTCATGGACGGCCTTGAGGCCACTAGGAAAATCAGGTCCATGGGGCTGAGCGTGCCGATCATCGCCCTGACTGCCCACGCCCTGGAGTCGGACCAGCTCAAGAGCCTGGGGGCGGGCATGAACGGGCACCTGTCCAAGCCCTATTGCTTGCAGGATCTGCTCGAGACACTGGGAACCTGGTGTTCTTGA
- the rplU gene encoding 50S ribosomal protein L21, giving the protein MFAIVETGGKQFRVEEGRSLKVAKLDVQAGSELTLDKILLVGTGADVKIGQPFVDGAAVQCEVVEHGRDKKIIIFKKKRRKDYRRTQGHRQDYTTLKVKSIQA; this is encoded by the coding sequence ATGTTTGCAATCGTGGAAACGGGCGGAAAGCAGTTTCGTGTGGAAGAAGGCCGCAGTCTGAAGGTAGCCAAGCTTGACGTGCAGGCCGGTTCAGAGCTCACTCTGGACAAGATCCTGCTTGTCGGAACAGGCGCCGATGTCAAGATCGGCCAGCCTTTCGTCGACGGCGCAGCCGTGCAGTGCGAAGTGGTTGAGCATGGTCGTGACAAGAAGATCATCATTTTCAAAAAGAAACGCCGCAAGGATTATCGTAGAACCCAGGGTCACCGTCAGGATTATACAACCCTGAAAGTGAAATCCATTCAGGCCTAG
- the rpmA gene encoding 50S ribosomal protein L27, translated as MAHKKAGGSSRNGRDSAGQRLGVKKFGGQTVLAGNILVRQHGTKVHPGVNVGVGKDFTLFALIDGVVKFEKYTRKNKVKTRVNIVPAV; from the coding sequence ATGGCTCATAAAAAAGCAGGTGGTAGTTCACGCAACGGGCGCGACAGTGCCGGTCAGCGACTTGGCGTGAAAAAGTTCGGTGGCCAGACGGTTTTGGCGGGCAACATTCTTGTGCGTCAGCATGGCACCAAGGTTCATCCCGGCGTTAACGTTGGCGTGGGCAAGGATTTCACTCTTTTCGCTCTGATCGACGGAGTCGTGAAGTTTGAGAAGTATACCCGCAAGAACAAGGTCAAGACCAGGGTCAATATCGTTCCTGCTGTCTAG
- the obgE gene encoding GTPase ObgE has product MRFVDEAKIIIRSGSGGQGSVSFRREKYVPRGGPDGGDGGKGGDVIMRANNNLLTLYDYRHASFQEAESGRPGGGRLCYGRAGEDKIVEVPVGTQVFEEVDGQERLIADFTTDGQEIVVAEGGRGGKGNAHFKSSVMQVPRFAQPGEPGVEKYIRLELKVFADVGLLGLPNAGKSTLISRISAARPKIAAYPFTTLAPNLGVVIDEHERKLVVADIPGLIEGAHTGQGLGHTFLRHVERSRFLVHILSIEDVNVDDPLSGFHILDDELRMFDPALGEKPQIRVINKIDLVDEERLAEVRAAFDQLGLKVYFMSALDETGVDVVLDAMWNLHLQTVKDETEHGTID; this is encoded by the coding sequence ATGAGATTTGTAGATGAGGCCAAGATCATCATCCGTTCCGGAAGCGGTGGTCAGGGCAGTGTTTCGTTCCGCCGGGAAAAATATGTGCCTCGGGGTGGCCCCGACGGAGGGGACGGGGGCAAGGGTGGCGACGTTATCATGCGAGCCAACAATAACCTGTTGACTCTTTACGATTATCGTCACGCTTCCTTCCAGGAAGCCGAGAGCGGGCGGCCCGGTGGCGGGCGGCTGTGCTACGGCCGCGCCGGCGAAGACAAGATCGTCGAGGTGCCCGTGGGCACCCAGGTCTTCGAGGAAGTGGATGGCCAGGAGCGGCTGATCGCCGACTTCACAACGGATGGCCAGGAGATCGTCGTGGCCGAAGGCGGGCGCGGGGGCAAGGGCAATGCGCATTTCAAGTCGTCCGTCATGCAGGTGCCACGTTTCGCGCAGCCTGGAGAACCGGGCGTGGAAAAATACATTCGCCTCGAACTCAAGGTCTTTGCCGACGTCGGCCTCCTGGGGTTGCCCAACGCGGGCAAGTCCACCCTCATTTCGCGCATCTCCGCGGCCCGGCCGAAAATCGCGGCCTACCCCTTCACCACGCTGGCACCCAACCTTGGCGTGGTCATCGACGAGCATGAGCGCAAGCTGGTCGTAGCAGACATTCCCGGCCTCATCGAAGGTGCCCATACGGGCCAGGGTCTGGGGCACACCTTTTTGCGTCACGTGGAGCGGTCCCGCTTTCTGGTTCATATCCTGAGCATCGAGGATGTGAATGTGGACGACCCGTTGTCCGGGTTCCATATACTTGACGACGAGTTGCGCATGTTCGATCCGGCGCTTGGCGAGAAGCCTCAGATTCGTGTCATCAACAAGATCGATCTGGTTGACGAGGAGCGTTTGGCCGAGGTGCGGGCAGCCTTTGACCAGCTTGGGCTCAAAGTGTACTTCATGTCGGCGTTGGACGAAACCGGAGTGGACGTGGTGCTGGATGCCATGTGGAATCTGCATCTGCAGACCGTCAAGGACGAAACCGAACATGGAACTATCGACTGA
- the proB gene encoding glutamate 5-kinase has protein sequence MELSTDWREQRRRILEKAKRVIIKIGSAVLTTEKGLDPRVVNRLADQIAGLHDRGLEIVLVTSGAVAAGRCVLGADKAAGCMVHKQAASAVGQSRLMHSYDEAFAHYEKITAQVLLTKDDLRSRERFLNARNTMCRLLDWKVIPIVNENDTVAVQELKFGDNDALSSMVANLVGADVIINLTSADGVFDDNPLENPDARFVPIIENISELNLQSMCRGKTGAGTGGMLSKLMAARRAATIGVPTLIVSGRQKHVLERVFDLEDLGTWIAPTQKMLSGRKFWLAYHLDPAGTIVVDDGAARALTGKGKSLLAAGIAGVEGNFGMGALVRIVGLDGGAVGVGLTNFKAVELRKIQGLSSPEIEKILGPCPHQEVVHRDNMVLDSSL, from the coding sequence ATGGAACTATCGACTGATTGGCGCGAACAGCGCCGCCGGATTCTGGAGAAGGCCAAACGGGTCATCATCAAGATTGGCAGCGCCGTGTTGACCACGGAAAAGGGTCTTGACCCGCGCGTGGTGAACCGTTTGGCCGATCAGATCGCGGGGCTTCATGACCGGGGGCTTGAAATAGTCCTTGTGACCTCTGGCGCCGTGGCTGCGGGCCGCTGCGTGCTTGGCGCCGACAAGGCCGCCGGGTGCATGGTTCACAAGCAGGCCGCCTCGGCCGTGGGCCAGAGCCGTCTCATGCACAGCTATGATGAAGCTTTTGCCCATTATGAGAAGATCACCGCGCAGGTCCTCCTGACCAAGGACGACCTGCGCAGCCGCGAGCGCTTCCTGAACGCCCGTAACACCATGTGCCGTTTGCTTGACTGGAAGGTCATCCCCATCGTCAATGAGAATGACACGGTGGCCGTGCAGGAACTCAAATTCGGCGATAACGACGCCCTTTCGTCCATGGTCGCCAACCTGGTCGGGGCCGATGTGATCATCAATCTGACCTCCGCCGACGGCGTCTTCGACGACAATCCGCTGGAAAATCCCGACGCCCGCTTTGTGCCAATCATCGAAAATATTTCCGAGCTCAATCTGCAGTCCATGTGCCGGGGCAAGACCGGGGCTGGGACCGGCGGGATGCTCAGCAAGCTCATGGCCGCCCGCCGCGCCGCCACCATCGGCGTCCCGACGCTTATTGTTTCGGGCCGGCAGAAGCACGTGCTGGAGCGAGTTTTCGATCTGGAAGACCTTGGCACCTGGATCGCGCCAACGCAAAAGATGCTCTCGGGCCGAAAGTTTTGGCTGGCCTACCACCTGGACCCGGCCGGAACCATCGTGGTTGACGACGGGGCCGCGCGGGCGCTGACGGGCAAGGGCAAGAGCCTTCTGGCCGCAGGCATCGCCGGGGTGGAGGGTAACTTCGGCATGGGCGCCCTGGTCAGAATCGTGGGCCTCGATGGCGGCGCCGTGGGCGTGGGCCTCACGAACTTCAAGGCCGTGGAGTTGCGTAAGATCCAGGGCCTGAGCAGCCCCGAGATCGAAAAAATCCTGGGCCCCTGCCCGCATCAGGAGGTTGTGCACCGCGATAACATGGTGCTGGATAGCTCCCTGTAA
- a CDS encoding thiamine diphosphokinase, producing MHWVLMANGPLALSPAIRRFISSAERLIGVDGGSRHLHTMDVLPHLAVGDMDSIPTDLLARYRDAGVELHLHPPKKDATDLELAMELALEKGATRISILGATGGRLDHTLGNLFLLARCLPGGIPACIMDQEQCIHLTDQPLTLEGTVGDTLSLLPATPEARGVSLSGLEYPLHDATLTFGTSWGMSNVFVENRATVTIGSGRLFVFHLYGS from the coding sequence ATGCACTGGGTTCTCATGGCCAACGGGCCACTCGCTCTTTCTCCCGCAATCCGCCGATTCATCTCTTCCGCCGAGAGGCTGATCGGCGTCGATGGCGGCAGCAGGCATTTGCACACCATGGACGTGCTTCCACATCTGGCCGTCGGCGACATGGACTCCATCCCCACCGACCTGCTCGCCCGATACAGGGACGCGGGAGTGGAGCTGCATCTCCATCCTCCCAAAAAAGACGCCACGGATCTCGAACTGGCCATGGAACTGGCTCTGGAAAAAGGCGCCACGCGCATCTCGATACTGGGGGCGACCGGAGGCAGGCTCGACCATACCCTGGGCAATCTCTTTCTTCTGGCTCGCTGCCTGCCGGGCGGGATTCCGGCTTGCATCATGGACCAGGAGCAATGCATTCACCTCACGGACCAGCCCCTTACCCTGGAAGGCACCGTGGGTGACACGCTGTCCCTGCTCCCCGCCACGCCCGAGGCACGCGGGGTGAGCCTGTCAGGCCTTGAATACCCACTCCATGACGCCACCCTGACCTTCGGCACCAGTTGGGGCATGAGCAACGTCTTTGTGGAAAACCGGGCCACTGTCACCATTGGCAGCGGGCGTCTGTTCGTGTTTCACCTTTACGGTTCGTGA
- a CDS encoding aminopeptidase P family protein yields the protein MFDSSVYAARRAALARLVRSGCILLPGNDFIGMNYRANTFPFRQDGSFLYFTGLDRPGHCLWLDCESGEEILFGPEPGMEHTIWSGAAPSLSERADLSGIAVSKAMHELAHTVRQAKGQGRSIHYSPTYQGETALLLSGVLGIPALELEAGFSSILVQGIVELRSVKSPAEVAQIRQAITISADVYDRLMQSCVPGAREMELYGRSQGLIFSHGSREAFPMILSRRGEVLHNHTHDQILRDGDLLLVDSGVVSPLGYASDITRTLPVGGRFSSRQKEIYEIVLEALAVGTLNMAPGVPFVECHLAAARVVAKGLTDLGLMLGDPLEAVQRGAHALFFPHGLGHMLGLDVHDMEALGEDFVGYDHEFKRAAQFGLSGLRMARRLRPGFVMTVEPGIYFIPALIRQWREQRRLEEFINYEALDAYLDFGGIRIEDDVLVTEDGRDVLSKDIPKSVDDICKRMGDAS from the coding sequence ATGTTCGATTCCTCTGTCTACGCAGCCCGCCGGGCGGCGCTGGCCCGACTCGTAAGAAGCGGCTGCATTCTTCTGCCCGGCAATGATTTCATCGGCATGAACTATCGCGCCAACACGTTTCCCTTTCGTCAGGACGGCTCTTTTCTGTATTTCACGGGCCTTGATCGGCCGGGGCATTGCTTGTGGCTGGACTGCGAGAGCGGCGAAGAGATTCTTTTTGGTCCCGAGCCGGGCATGGAACACACCATCTGGAGCGGAGCGGCCCCTTCTCTTTCGGAACGGGCGGATCTTTCCGGCATCGCCGTGAGCAAGGCCATGCACGAACTGGCGCATACCGTCAGGCAGGCAAAAGGCCAGGGGCGCAGCATTCATTACTCCCCAACCTATCAAGGCGAGACAGCCCTGCTCTTGTCAGGCGTCCTGGGCATCCCGGCCCTGGAGCTGGAGGCAGGTTTTTCAAGCATCCTTGTGCAGGGCATCGTGGAATTGCGTAGCGTCAAGAGCCCCGCAGAAGTGGCGCAAATCCGTCAGGCCATCACGATTTCCGCTGACGTTTACGACCGCCTCATGCAATCATGCGTTCCCGGTGCGAGGGAGATGGAACTATATGGTCGCTCTCAAGGGCTGATTTTTTCGCATGGCAGCCGGGAAGCATTCCCCATGATCCTGTCCCGCCGCGGGGAGGTGCTGCACAATCACACTCACGATCAGATTCTGCGCGACGGCGATCTGCTGCTGGTCGATTCCGGGGTGGTTTCGCCCTTGGGGTATGCCTCGGATATCACGCGCACCCTGCCTGTGGGCGGGCGGTTTTCCAGTCGGCAAAAGGAGATATACGAGATTGTGCTCGAAGCGCTGGCGGTCGGGACATTGAACATGGCTCCGGGCGTGCCCTTTGTGGAATGTCACCTCGCTGCCGCCAGGGTTGTGGCCAAGGGCCTTACGGATCTTGGGCTCATGCTGGGCGATCCGCTTGAAGCTGTGCAGCGGGGCGCGCACGCGCTCTTTTTTCCGCATGGGCTCGGGCACATGCTGGGACTCGATGTGCATGACATGGAGGCGCTGGGGGAGGATTTCGTGGGATATGACCATGAGTTCAAGCGCGCTGCCCAGTTTGGCCTGTCAGGCTTGCGCATGGCCCGCAGACTCAGGCCCGGGTTTGTCATGACCGTGGAACCCGGCATTTATTTTATCCCAGCTCTCATCAGACAATGGCGGGAGCAGCGGCGGCTTGAAGAGTTCATCAATTACGAGGCGCTGGATGCCTATCTTGATTTTGGAGGCATTCGCATAGAGGATGACGTGCTTGTTACCGAAGATGGCAGGGATGTCTTGAGTAAGGACATTCCCAAAAGCGTGGACGATATTTGCAAGCGAATGGGAGATGCGTCGTGA
- a CDS encoding histidinol-phosphatase, producing MRKISLHGGHSGQYCDHARDTLADIVAAYHGAGFECIGLTEHMPPFGDAGLYPDEIELGRTSGWMEARFALYVAEARSLARAYHDRMRILVGMETEWYPGCTEWVKELRQYYALDYVVGSVHHVQGVCFDFSRESYYKVAARCGGTSRMYAAYFDEQFEMLREIKPEVVGHFDLIRLHDPDYLQTMAEPEVWKRIIRNLEWIQGAGAFLDINARALLKGQPEPYVCAPILDAAAKLGIGAAYGDDAHGVADVGYGFAQVEEVLAVRKMRGPEASIAPILGSLCG from the coding sequence GTGAGAAAGATCAGTCTGCACGGCGGGCACAGCGGACAATACTGCGATCACGCCCGCGACACACTGGCGGATATCGTGGCGGCCTATCATGGAGCCGGATTTGAATGCATCGGCCTGACCGAGCACATGCCGCCTTTTGGCGACGCCGGACTGTATCCCGATGAAATCGAATTGGGCAGAACGTCGGGCTGGATGGAGGCTCGGTTTGCCCTCTATGTGGCCGAAGCCAGATCCCTTGCGCGCGCTTACCATGATCGGATGCGGATTCTGGTGGGCATGGAGACTGAATGGTATCCGGGTTGCACAGAATGGGTAAAGGAACTGCGCCAGTATTACGCGCTTGATTACGTAGTGGGCTCGGTCCATCACGTTCAGGGTGTTTGTTTTGATTTTTCCCGGGAGTCCTACTACAAGGTTGCCGCGCGGTGTGGTGGAACCAGCCGGATGTATGCGGCCTATTTCGACGAGCAGTTCGAAATGTTGCGGGAGATCAAGCCGGAGGTTGTGGGGCACTTCGATCTCATCCGACTCCACGACCCGGACTATTTGCAAACCATGGCGGAGCCGGAGGTCTGGAAACGGATCATACGCAATCTGGAATGGATTCAAGGCGCCGGCGCCTTCCTTGATATCAACGCGCGGGCCCTGCTGAAAGGCCAGCCCGAACCATACGTTTGCGCGCCGATCCTGGACGCTGCGGCAAAACTTGGGATTGGCGCAGCCTACGGCGACGACGCTCATGGGGTGGCGGATGTCGGGTACGGGTTTGCGCAGGTAGAAGAAGTGCTAGCAGTGAGAAAGATGCGAGGACCTGAGGCTTCAATCGCCCCGATTTTAGGGAGTCTCTGCGGCTGA